TGCAAACATGGAGGCGGAAACCGCCCCCATACCCAGTGTTACAAGTAAAATAGGCAGCGCACAGCATATCAGTGTCGATGATGAGCTAAAGAGGATAAGCCACCCCCATCTGCCCTGCTCCAACCTACTGGGTGTATCACCAACCCTCATTTATCGGCATCCTTCTTCATCGCCTTACTATGCTCCGAAGAACAACTGTTTGATTTCTTGAACTCTCGGTAGGTAAAACCCTTTTTACGGAAAAGCTTCCGTAGCTGCTCTTCCGTCAATTCTAAATCTTCAACACCACACACTGAAATAATACCAGTTTCAAGATTTGCAGTTACAGAACGCACACCCTCAATTTTCTTCAATGCTTTTTCTGATGTAGCCACACAGAAAGGGCATGTAATACCGTCTACTTTGATATCATATTGCACATCTTCAGCTATCGCAGGGACGAAGGTTCCAGCCACTAAAAGGCCTAATGCTGTGATAGTATTTTTCATTGTCTTTTCCTTTTAGAAGTTGAAACGCATGCCAGCAAAGAGGGAATAATCCGCCTCCAGAAGCGCGCCATTTGTGTCATTGATAAGTGGAATTTTAATACCCAGATCGGCAACCCAGCGCCGCGCGGTATATTGTAAACCCGGAGTAATCGAGACCTGTGTACCGCCAGAGTTCACATCATCAATTCCACCAAACTGGTTCTGCTCACTATAGGTAACGTTCGCTTCCAGTACGCCAAAGAAAAATCCTTTGGTTGATGTGGTAATTTCAGAAGGTAATAAGCGTTTTTGATAAGATGCATCAAAACTAATGCTGTTACCTCTATCAAAACCACCATGTTCACCATTTACGTTCCAGCGTATTTGCGCATCAAAGTTTCCTTTGATGGATGCAGAGGTAAGGATCAGTCCTCCGAAATAATCGGTGGACCCATCACCTGTTTCGCCTTCTTCTCCAGAAGGCACGCGAATACCTGCAAAAGGCGAGATACGAAATGTTCTTCCTTGCCCATCTAATCTGAGCAACTCAAACCGGGCAAAAAGCTCTGCATCCCCGATACCAAAATCATTCTGCTGATTAGAAGAAAGCTCCCTATCAATATACCGAGTTGGCAATATACCAAATACAGCAAGACGAGGTGTAATCCCGTATCCCGCAACGGACTGAACAGTATAACTTGTAACGCTTTCGTCGACTTGTGCGCCGTCGCTAGATTGCTTATTAATGATCAACAAACTACGCAAAAGTAATTCATCTTCACTTAGAGGCAGTGCGGTATTGAAGGTTATTGGTGAAGCAGAAACATCGCCTGCCATTATACAAAAAGCAGTAGCTGTTACCGCTTTTAAAACTATCATTTTCATTGGTTTAATCGCTTGATTGTTAAGATAAAACTGGGCCCAAGTGGCCAACGGTTACCTTCAAGCGTTCGGTGGTGGTGAAGACAGGCCCGGTAACGTGCCTTCAAGGAAGTATTCCTGAATATCAATATGCTCCGAAATCACTATGGCTTCAGGCGCGACCTGGTAGCTTAAAACCAATGCCGTATTCAGATGCATTTTGGACTGACAACAATCGAGACATGATTGTCCATTGAAACCACAATCATTGGGGCACTCCTTCATGTCATCCATCTCAGAGTTTCCCATATACATGGTGGCCATTTCCATTACCGTACAGCAAGATTGGTTAAGGCGTAAATCCGCCGCAGCACTAGCTTGGGCAAAAACAGCCCACAACAAAATGCATAAACCAATTTTCTTTAAGTACGTCATAAAACCAGATAGACACACAGCCTTCCGTGGAGCAACGATAAAACCTCAGCCTGACACACTCGTGAAACTCCGTGAACCATCAAGAAAAAAGGCGCCCAAAAGCGCCTTCCATTATTCAACATAAAGATTTTAACGTTTAACCAACGTGATTATCAGCTTGCACGCCGTGAAGCTTACCAATCAGATAATCAAGGTTATCTGTGTCAATTTCGTCTTCCACCGCGGTTAGAACCCGTTCAATCATCAACTGTTTGAACATATCCTGATCATCACCAGCTGTTTCCAGCATCTCATCAAACAAATCAAGTGCTGAACGAGCTACCAACAATAACTGAGGAGGCATTTTTGCAGCCTCGAACAAACGTTGAAGCCCCATACCTCCCTTATCGTGTACAAGTTTATATGCATTCACCACTGGGATATTCACGCGCTTAGCAAGTGCAACTTCGAAGAAGGTGACATCACCCATGACAAGCGCTCGCAACATAAGTGTTGGTGTAAGGCGACCATTCGCATGAAGCTGGTCCACCAAAGCCTGTACGGTGTTTTCGTCACCGTCTAGTAGTGAAACTGTTGCTTTCTCTCGGCTTTCAAGAAGCAGATCGCTTGCCATGCCGGGCGATACTTCATGGTGCGTAAGAATATGGTCTTTAAGTTGCTCTGACACGAGAGTAACCAACCGCTCAGCTACAGCAACTGGTAGTTCCTGACGGTTAGCCATTGGCCCCTGCACCAGTTCGCTATCCCCGTGTTTATCCAAGACTTTGCCAAAGGTAGCATCACTGATAGCTGCACTATTATTGCCCACAAGTGCCGCAACTGCTTCTTCGCTACCCTCTTCTGCAATAACATCAGATAAATTCTCTGAAACATCATCTCGGCCAGCAACTGCCTTCTGAACATCAGAGCCACGTGTTTTAACAAGTTCTATTAAATCGGCATCTGTAAGAACTACCGAGCTTTCAATCAGCGGCATCGCCACTTCATCAACATCTTTGGCAAGTGCACTCGCAACATCATGAGGAACTTCGGGGTTTTCTTTCAGGCTTTCAGATAAGGCCTGCCTTACCCTTACTTCCGCATCCTTAAGCATATGACGGAAAATACTTTCCGCAATTTCACGTTCTTTATCGGATAAGGAATCGGCACTAAAAGTGGAAGCAACTTTAGAAGCCGCGACAGCTCTGTTTTCGCCACTTGGATCCTGCAGAAGTTTTGCAACATCAGCACTAGATAGGGTTGTTTTCTCAGCCAAGGTAAAATCTCACAATTAGTCTCACCTTCCTACGCTAGGAGAAACTGGTTAATCGGTCGTTAAAAATCTTCCAGCATTTTAGCTGTTTGATCAAGTTTTCTGGAGCATACCACATGTTTCCATTGAGGATTTCACTTTTTATGGCTAGCATGCGTGGAATTTTGACCAGAGTGGGGGCAAGCTCTGGCTAAAGAAAACGATAATCATTCAGCTAGTTTTGCTGATAAAACAAGAACTTGGGGAGTCTCCATGAAACGCCTTCTGGCTGTATTGGCCTCTGTGTGCTTCGCCACGCAAGCCGCTCTTGCACAAGATTCTGGGAAAACTTTCTCAGATATGATCAATGATTTCATGACACCTATTAGTAAAGCTATTTCTTCGGTCGTATTTTATGCCGTTGACATGAGCTGGCTATATGATGGTGCTCCGGCACTGCCGCTTATCGTAGTATGGCTGCTTGGTGGTGGTATTTTCTTCACATTTTATATGGGTTTCCCAAACATTCGCGGCTTCAAACAGTCCATGCGTATTGTCAAGGGTACATATGATGACCCTGAAGACCCGGGCGAAGTAACTCACTTCCAAGCGCTATCTGCTGCGGTTTCCGGTACGGTAGGCCTCGGTAACATCGCAGGGGTTGCTCTTGCAATTTCAGTGGGGGGTGCAGGCGCTACCTTCTGGATGATTATTGCAGGCCTCTTCGGCATGACATCAAAATTTGTGGAATGTACACTCGGTGTTAAATACCGTGAGATCGATGAAAATGGTGTGGTTTCTGGCGGCCCTATGCATTACCTGAGTAAAGGTCTCGCTAACATGGGTTTGGCTGGCCTTGGTAAAGTACTTGCTGTAGCTGCTGCGATGATTTGTATCGGCGGTGCTTTCGGTGCTGGCGCTATTTTCCAAGTAAACCAGTCTGCAATGCAGTTCACCAACGAAGTATCAGCGCTTACAGGCGGCACGGAGAGCTTCTTCTACGGCAAGGGTTGGATTTTCGGTATTATCTTTGCGTCTGTCGTAGGCCTTGTGATTATCGGCGGTATTAAAAAGATTACACACGTAACCGAGTTCCTAGTACCTATTATGGCGATTGTCTATGTCAGCGCCTCGATGATTATTATCTTCAGTAACATTTCGATGTTACCAGATGCTCTTAGCCAAATCTTCATTGGTGCATTTACAGCTGAAGGTGTTCAGGGCGGCATCCTAGGCGTGCTTATTCAAGGTTTACGCCGTGCATCATTCTCTAACGAAGCTGGTCTTGGTTCCGCATCTATTGCACATGCTGCTGCGAAAACAAAAGAACCAGTGGCGGAAGGTCTTGTTGCCCTTCTTGAGCCGTTTATTGATACAGTGGTGATCTGTACGATTACAGCACTTGTAATCATCATCACAGGCTCTGTTGATGCATCGGCTTCAGGCAATGCGGCAGGTATTGCATTGACATCAAAAGCATTTGCTTCTGTGATTGATTGGTTCCCATATGTTCTGACTGTAGCCGTTATTATGTTTGCATTCTCAACATCCATTACATGGTTCTATTACGGACAACGTTCTTTCTTGTGGTTAGTTGGTGACAAACCAATGGCTGACTTACTGTTCAAGATCGCTTACCTGAGTGCACTTATTGTCGGTTCCGCAATGTCACTTGGAGCAGTAGTGGATATTGCCGATGCACTTCTACTGGCAATGGGTGTTCCAAACATTCTTGGCCTCTTCCTTCTTCGTAAGGAAGTAAAAGGTATGCTGACTGATTATTTCGCCCGTGTTAAGTCAGGTGAAATCAGACCATACGAAGGCTAATACCGCAGGAACCTGCCGTTGACTATAAAAGTTGATTGCAAATTGTTCATGCTACATTAAGTATAGAAAACCATGATATGGCGGGCTCAGGCCCGCCAATTTGTTTAGAAGGACTATAAGTTTTATGCCGATGCTGTTGAAAGTTTGTACGCTTGCGCTGATGACGACATTTTCAGGAACAGTCGTAAACGCGGTTGATGCAACAGATACTAGCCTTTCAAGCCTTGGTGATGCGGCAAAAGGCAAGCGTGTCTTTAATCGTTGCAAAGCTTGTCATAACCTTACACCAGCTAAGCGTACACGACTTGGCCCTAACCTGGACGAGCTATTTGGCCGTAAAGCAGGTTCGGCTGAAAATTATAAATATTCAAAAGCCATGCTGGATACAGATATTGTGTGGACGGAAAGCACAATCAATGAATGGCTAACCAAACCAAATGCCTTCTTGCCGGGTAATAAAATGGCCTTCGCAGGCATTCGTAAAGAGCAAGATCGCAAAGATTTGATAGCCTTTTTACGACAGTCCACAGCAAAAACAGAATAATACTCGGGAAAGAGTGAGGATACTATGATGAAGAAATTGATTGCCGCATGTGTGCTTTTCCTGTTTGCACCTCTAAATATTGTTGCTGCCCAAGACAAGGCGGTAGATGATCCAAAAGGTGCTATTGAATTCATCGAAAGACTATCTTCTGAAACAGTTGCTGTTTGGAGCGACGCGAAGATGAATGAGATGGAACGTGATACAGCGTTCAAAGCTATCTTTGCGGAAGCAACAGATATCAACCTTCTTGCCCGCGGCATGCTTGGTCGTCATTACCGCTCCCTAACCTCGGATCAGCGTACACAATATATGGCTGCAATGCGGGATTATATTCTGGCTGAATTCGACAGCAACATGTCTGAAATCGGCTTCAAAAACCTTGATGTAGTAGGCACCAAGCCAGCATCCGGTAAGCGTGGCCACCTCTACGTACGCACAGAAATTCTGCGTGACGAAGGCGCAGCTATCCTTGCTAACTGGCGTGTCCGCAAGAAAAACGGTCAGTTCCATATTGTTAACCTGGAATTTGAAGGTATCAATCTGATGATCACAAACCGCGACGTGTTTTCATCAAAGATTAAACGCGACGGTATTGATGGGTTAATTGCATGGCTACACAGGCGCGCGGCTGAAGCGGCAGCTGAAGCCGAAGCAGCTTCAGCTTCTTAATCACACAGCCTCGACTGTAAGGTCGAGGCGCATGCTCCCAGCGGTGTTAAACAAAGCCGCTTCCAAAAGCTTTAAATCTTCATCAGCAATATTCACTGCAAAACGGGTTCTATAATCAGCGCCATGATTTGTTGAAATACGGCGACTGTTCATCCGAACAATATTGGCGCCGTGATTGACGAGCACTTCACTGATCCGCGCAACAAGGCCCGGCCTATCACCTCCAGTGATTTCCACCGTATGGCTAACTGTCCCCCTGTCATCTCTCATTAACTCAAACGGAAACGCACAAGCAGTGATTCTCGCACCCTTAAGTAAATCTAGGGCAGCAAGACCTTCTTCAAGTTCCCTAGCCTCTGTAGCGCCTTCAAGTTCTGCCACACACGAAAATTCAAACCCTTCACCCAGCACAGCAAAGGCAGAATCCGCCAAATTTGCCCCAGTATCAAATAGATAACTGGTAACAGCGGAAACAATTCCAACCCTGTCTTTACCCATGATTGTTAGCAATACGGCATTAGATTGCGAGCCAGTCATACAAGTCTCCTGAGAAAAAGGTGGTGTTTTCAAATAAGTTTGATAAATAATCGCCGCGCACACAATCACATTTTAATATGGAAAGAGACTATGGCGGACGAACAGCTTCTTCATCTTGTTTTTGGCGGTCAGGTAAAAAACCCGCAAGAGCTTACTTTCGCAGATATCCAAAAGCTTGATATCGTAGGCATCTATCCTTCGTATCAGGAAGCCGAAGCGGCTTGGCGTAGTGTTAGCCAGGCAAATGTGGATGACGCTATGACCAAATACGTTATTGTTCACTTGCACAAGCTTCTACAGCCTAGCGAATAAGATACAAAAAAAGCCTCAAGCATCATGCGCTTGGGGCTTTTTCTTTAAGGATACACAAGATTAGTTAGCAATCTTGCGCCCCGAAAAATAGCTATTGATGCCTGCCTCAATAGCTGCACCGCTTTTATCGTACGCACCAACGCGGCCATACATTACCCGCGAAGCTTCTTCCCGCGTTGAAGGAACGAGCCTGTTCAGCTCTAATTTTACAAGTCTTGTCAGACCATCATGATTTACTAACTGGTTCATATAACCACCTACATTTTCTAAATTCACATTTGTCATACTGAATTTTTAACAGCTGCTTGCTGCAGTGCCATGTAGGTTTCATGACAAAAAAAATACAGTAGCAAAGGCTTTACTTCGCTACTGTATCAATTATTTCGGCCTTTAGCCCTTCAACTTAGCAACCTAGGCATTCACGTTTTCTTCAAGTATCGAGAGCGGTACGGCGCCATTTGCAAGCACAACCGAATGGAAACCACGCCAATCAAATTTATCGCCAAGCTCTGCTCTGGCTTTCTCACGCAGTTCCATGATTTTAAGCTTGCCAACCATATAGGCAGTCGCCTGGCCTGGCATAACTATGTAGCGTTCAATTGCTGCAATGTTATCACCGAGAGGATTTGGTGTATTATCACTCAGATACTGAATTGCCTGCTCACGTGTCCATTTCTTATGGTGAAGGCCTGTATCTACCACCAAACGACACGCGCGCCACAGTTCCATCGCCAGGCGTCCAAAATCAGAGTATGGATCAGCATAAAAGCCCATGTCCTTACCCAGTTCTTCGGTATATAAACCCCATCCTTCAGAGAAAGCAGTGAAACGCGCTGTACGCTGGAAGAGCGGTACACCATCAAGCTCCTGCGAAATTGCAATCTGGAAGTGGTGCCCAGGAATACCTTCATGATAGGCAAGTGCTTCAAGCTGATATGTTGGCATCAGGCGCGTATCACGGAGGTTCGCATAGAAAATACCTGGGCGTGAACCATCAGGTGCTGAGCGTTGATAAAAAGCCTTACCGGCGGAATTTTCACGGAATTTTTCTACCGCACGTACTTCCATCGGTGCTTTAGGCATCAGATCAAAATACTCAGGCACCTTAGTGCGCATTGCATCAACATATTCGTTGGCTTTTGCGATATATTCTTCTTTGCCTGCGTCTGTATTTTCATAATAAAAACGAGGGTCATCACGCGTAAAGGCAAAGAAGTCCTGCAAGCTGCCTTCAAACTCCACCTGCTTCATGATCTCTTTCATAGCACCGTGGATACGTTCAACATTATCGAGACCTAGTTGATGAATTTCATCCGCAGACATATCAGTCGTAGTGTTATTCTTCAGCGCTTGCGCATAGAAAGCTTCACCGTCCGGGAACTTCCAGGCACCATCATCAGTAGTCGCTATCCCCTGTTCACGCTTTAATTCAGCAATCAACATATCATAGCCACTTTTAAAACCACCAAGCAGGGCAGCGGTCGCAGCTTCAACAAGTTCTGCCTCTTCACCATCAGGCAAGTTCAAAGTTCCAACTTTGCGCTTAAAGTTCGCGAGGATAATACCATCCTCACCTTCTTCAAATGGCGCGCCCTTAAAGAGATTTTCAGAAGCTGTAATAACGTACGGGTAAACGAACTGGGGTGCCATCACCCCCATATCAGCACGTACCTTCATATCCGCAGCTACTTGCCCAAGGAATGTTTCAACCCGCTCAAGACGCTTAACATAAGCTTCAGCATCAGCTTTATTGGAAACGCTGTGAACAGTCATCAAATGTGATGGTACTGTAGTTTGCCACCCGAACATCTGGTTTACCGGATATCCGTGATGACGCCATTGATGGTTTGCAAGGAAACGTTCTGCAGTAATTTCAAAAATACGGTAAGATAGCTGTGTCTTTGCATCCAGCGCATTAAAGTCAAACGTTCTAAGGGCAGCTAACTGCTCCTTATAAAGAGCCAGCATCTTTTCAGCGGCAGCATCTGTCACTTCCGGCCACTTATCATTGTTTGATTTATCACCTAAACGTTCTGCCTGAAGCGGGTTTAGAGCAAGGCGCTCTGCCATAGCTTCATCGAAAAACTCCATAATCGCGGCATTCTGATTTACTTCAGACATCTCCGGCGCGGCTTGAGTCGTTTCATTTTTGTTTGTTTGGTTACCTGCATCACAGGCTGCAAGAGCAAGCACAAGTGCAATAGTTGAGATAGATTTTTGTATCATTTGTAATCCCCTGACCTCTAGCGAACTTTCAAAAGTTCAGCCCCTATCAAATATTTATCTGCCTTCCTTAAGAGTTTGCCAACCCCTTTAGCGCTATTGTGATGCACTAGAGCGCTCAGTGGTTATCTTGACAAAACTGTCAGTGGTGATTATTTGACGCGTGAGTAAAGGAGTTTTCCATGCAAGAACCGTTAAATATTACAAAAGATCCTATATTCACGATTGGCCAGGTGGTGAAACACCGGGTGTTCTCGTTTCGTGGTGTAATATTTGATGTGGATCCAGAGTTTTCTAATTCTGAGGAATGGTGGGAATCTATCCCTGCGGAAATTCGTCCGGCGAAAGATCAACCTTTCTACCATATTTTCGCTGAAAACGAGGAAACAAGCTATGAGGCTTATGTTTCTCAACAAAATTTGCTTGCGGACGATTCAGATGAACCGGTTAACCACCCGGATGTAAGTGAGTTGTTTGGTAACCTTGTTGAAGGTAAATACGAACTGGGATCATTCCCACACCACTAAATCTCTGCAGTGATTTAGATACAAAAAAAGCGGCGCCTCACACGCCGCTTTTTGTTTTGGCAAATACTGTTTTGTGCTTACGCAACAAACATTGCCAGAAAAGCTACAACAGCCAAGATAGCTACGGTCGCACGGACACCGATTTTCAGAAAACCCGTATATGTATCTTCCTGATCTTTGATTTCCATTTTTCCCACTCCAGGAGTTAGAATTATTTTTTTCTAACTAATATATAGCGAAACAAAGTTTCGCCGCCAAGTGTTAATGCGCCAAGCATTCGATTAACATTGCAGGGTCAATATTTCCTCCACTGATCACACAAACAGTGGTTTTATCCTTCGCATCCAGCTTACCCGCCAGCACCGCAGCGAGAGAAACCACACCACCCGGTTCCCCCACGATTTTAAGTGTTCGAGCTGCATAACCAACGGCAGCCTTAGCTTCGTCATCAGTAACCGTTAGCCCTTTAATACCAAGACTTTTCAAAACAGGAAAAGTCAGGCTTCCAGCACTTGGCGTGAGGAGCGCATCACATATAGAACGCGCACCAAAATCAACCGTTTGAATCTCGCCACTTTCAAGGGACCGCATAACATCATCAAATTCATTTGGCTCAACTGCATATCCATCAAGGCTGGGGAAAGCCTTATAAAGAGATGTGAATGTACCTGAGCACAAACCGCCGCCACCACAATTCACTAGCACTTGATCCGGTGTAGTCCCTAGTGCTTTCAGGTCTTCAGCAATTTCAAGCCCAACAGTCCCCTGCCCAGCCATGATGTATTCATTGTTATACGGAGGTACGATAACTGCACCACTATCCCCTGCTACACGTTTAGCAACTTCTTCGCGATCCTCATTATACCGATCATAGAATACCACCTCAGCGCCATACCCTCGCGTGCCGTCCACCTTCAATTGTGGTGCATCTGCAGGCATAATAATCGTTGCCTTGATACCCAGCATTTGTGCTGCACGAGCAATACCTTGAGCGTGGTTACCACTGGAGAACGCAAGCACACCCGCCGCTTTCTCATCATCAGATAACCTTGAGAGACGATTATAAGCGCCGCGAAACTTAAAAGAACCCGTATGCTGCAGGTTTTCACACTTCAGAAATACACGCCCACCAACACGTTCATTAAGTAGCGGACTTTCAATAAGAGGTGTCCTGACAGCAACACCTTTAAGTTGCTCCGCAGCATTCTGAACCATATCGTAAGAAAACATACCGGTTTATCTTTCTTTTTTCTTTTTACGTTCCTGCCACCAGCGACCAAGCTTAACTTCCTGCTTGCGGCGGAAACGGCGAACAAAAGGGAAATCAACGGAGAGGATAATCAACCCCACAGGGATCATCCAGAAGCCAAGTACAGGTAAAAACCCTAGAAACCCGCCGAGGATACATAATACCCCAACTATTATCCTGCCAATTCGGGAAGCTGGCATAATCTTATTAACTGCGTCTTTAACCATAAGGTGTGAACTTTTCTTATCGTTTAAATATATTCACTGCTGTCCCTATGGCAGATAAGGTCTCTCGCACCGATTGCCAACCAGAATTTTTACCATTCACAGAATTTGACAATGTTTCAAATCGATCACTTTCTCCCGTTACTGCCTCAGCAATCAATTCAGCAACTACGTGGGCTGATGCAATGCCTTGCCCTTCATATGCATGGGCAAAAAGAATATTGTCACTCACTCTCCCTAACTGAGGGAAAGGCTGCGTTCCAGCTCCATAATAACCACCCCATTCAAACTCTACCTTCACACCTGACAGATCGGGAAAATAATGAGCAAGTTTTGGTTGAAGATGCTCTCTAATACTGGATGGATGAGAACCTGCCACCATATCTCCTCCTGCAAAAAGAAGGCGATTGTCGGCACTCTTTGATATGATTTCCGTATTATCGCCGCAGAAAGAAAGTGAAGAAGCATATTTAAAAATATCAGGCACTCGGCCTTCGCCAAGCTGTTCAGTTGCTATTACATACCGGCCTACGGCCTTAACGGATTTCCCAAGCTCTGGTACCAGATCTCCAAGGTAAGCATTTCCGGCGAGAATAACCTTGTCAGCGGTTACACGGCCATAACCGGTATCAACTACAAGTTTTTCACCGCGGTCGATGTGCTGTACCCGTGCATCTTCGAATATTTTTACACCCTGGTTTTCGGCAGCCCGGGCTTCTCCCCTGATCAAGTTCATAGGATGACAGCTAAACCAGTTTTTATGGGCATACCCGGCAACAGCGGTTTGAATACCGCCTGCCTGTGCAATCATATCCTCACCTAACAATTCCGCATGGTTATGAAGGCCATGCCTTGCCATCACCTCGATAGATTGCTGTAATTGCTCAACGTGTTTGTCTGACTGATACAGCTCAACAACTCCGCCTTGCGGCGCACATTCTATGCCGTACTTGCGGATAGTATCTTTGACATAATTCAAACCTTCACGACCAAGCGCCCATACGGCTGGAGCAACATCTTCCCAAAATTCACTATATTTAGGGTAATCAAGTGCTGCAGGGCCATATGTACCCTGTATTATGCCAACACTACGCCCACTTGCCCCCCAACCAATATAATTTTGCTCTACAAGGACAACATTCTTACCCCGTTCCGCTAAAGCTAGTGCAGTGGCAACACCGGTGAAACCACCACCAATAACACACACTTCAGCGCGAACATTGCCTTCTAGCCTTCTAAAGACATCAAGATCATTACATGTCGCAGTGAAATAGCTATGTGGTAGCTGATCTTCATGAATGCTGTCGCGAACGCGCATAAACCTACCTGAATTAAATCCCTGACATGCAGAGATACTTCATTTCAATATAATCTTCGATACCGTACTTTGAGCCTTCACGACCAAGGCCGGACTGTTTAACCCCACCAAACGGCGCAACCTCTGTTGAAAGAATGCCCGTGTTGATACCCACCATACCATATTCAAGCGCCTCCGCCACTCTCCAAACGCGAGAGAGATTATTGGCATAAAAGTATGAGGCTAGACCAAATTCCGTATCATTGGCTTGAGCAATAACATCTGCTTCATCATCAAATTTAAAGATTGGCGCCAGTGGGCCAAAAGTTTCTTCTCTGGCTACCTTCATTTCTCTGGTTACACCACGAAGAATTGTTGGTTCAAAAAAAGTACGGCCTGAAGCATGCCGTCTGCCACCCAATACAACTTCAGCGCCCTTGGAGACAGCATCTTCAATATGCTCTTCAACCTTTTCAACGGCGCTTTCACTGATGAGTGGTCCTTGTACGACACCAGCTTCCATACCGTTACCTACTTTCATTTCAGCAACAGCTTTAGTGTATTTTTCAAGGAACTCCTCATATACGCCAGATTGTACATAAATGCGGTTTGCACACACACAGGTTTGGCCGCTATTTCGGTATTTGGAAGCAATTGCACCGTCAATCGCTGCATCTATATCTGCGTCATCAAACACAATGAATGGTGCATTCCCACCAAGTTCCAGCGATACCTTTTTAATATCATCAGCACATTGGCGCATCAGAATACGGCCAACACCAGTTGAGCCCGTAAAGGTAATTTTACGCAC
This DNA window, taken from Kordiimonas sp. SCSIO 12603, encodes the following:
- a CDS encoding heavy-metal-associated domain-containing protein; translation: MKNTITALGLLVAGTFVPAIAEDVQYDIKVDGITCPFCVATSEKALKKIEGVRSVTANLETGIISVCGVEDLELTEEQLRKLFRKKGFTYREFKKSNSCSSEHSKAMKKDADK
- a CDS encoding DUF2336 domain-containing protein, whose protein sequence is MAEKTTLSSADVAKLLQDPSGENRAVAASKVASTFSADSLSDKEREIAESIFRHMLKDAEVRVRQALSESLKENPEVPHDVASALAKDVDEVAMPLIESSVVLTDADLIELVKTRGSDVQKAVAGRDDVSENLSDVIAEEGSEEAVAALVGNNSAAISDATFGKVLDKHGDSELVQGPMANRQELPVAVAERLVTLVSEQLKDHILTHHEVSPGMASDLLLESREKATVSLLDGDENTVQALVDQLHANGRLTPTLMLRALVMGDVTFFEVALAKRVNIPVVNAYKLVHDKGGMGLQRLFEAAKMPPQLLLVARSALDLFDEMLETAGDDQDMFKQLMIERVLTAVEDEIDTDNLDYLIGKLHGVQADNHVG
- a CDS encoding sodium:alanine symporter family protein, giving the protein MKRLLAVLASVCFATQAALAQDSGKTFSDMINDFMTPISKAISSVVFYAVDMSWLYDGAPALPLIVVWLLGGGIFFTFYMGFPNIRGFKQSMRIVKGTYDDPEDPGEVTHFQALSAAVSGTVGLGNIAGVALAISVGGAGATFWMIIAGLFGMTSKFVECTLGVKYREIDENGVVSGGPMHYLSKGLANMGLAGLGKVLAVAAAMICIGGAFGAGAIFQVNQSAMQFTNEVSALTGGTESFFYGKGWIFGIIFASVVGLVIIGGIKKITHVTEFLVPIMAIVYVSASMIIIFSNISMLPDALSQIFIGAFTAEGVQGGILGVLIQGLRRASFSNEAGLGSASIAHAAAKTKEPVAEGLVALLEPFIDTVVICTITALVIIITGSVDASASGNAAGIALTSKAFASVIDWFPYVLTVAVIMFAFSTSITWFYYGQRSFLWLVGDKPMADLLFKIAYLSALIVGSAMSLGAVVDIADALLLAMGVPNILGLFLLRKEVKGMLTDYFARVKSGEIRPYEG
- a CDS encoding cytochrome c family protein, with amino-acid sequence MPMLLKVCTLALMTTFSGTVVNAVDATDTSLSSLGDAAKGKRVFNRCKACHNLTPAKRTRLGPNLDELFGRKAGSAENYKYSKAMLDTDIVWTESTINEWLTKPNAFLPGNKMAFAGIRKEQDRKDLIAFLRQSTAKTE
- a CDS encoding phospholipid-binding protein MlaC — protein: MMKKLIAACVLFLFAPLNIVAAQDKAVDDPKGAIEFIERLSSETVAVWSDAKMNEMERDTAFKAIFAEATDINLLARGMLGRHYRSLTSDQRTQYMAAMRDYILAEFDSNMSEIGFKNLDVVGTKPASGKRGHLYVRTEILRDEGAAILANWRVRKKNGQFHIVNLEFEGINLMITNRDVFSSKIKRDGIDGLIAWLHRRAAEAAAEAEAASAS
- a CDS encoding glycine cleavage system protein R, which gives rise to MTGSQSNAVLLTIMGKDRVGIVSAVTSYLFDTGANLADSAFAVLGEGFEFSCVAELEGATEARELEEGLAALDLLKGARITACAFPFELMRDDRGTVSHTVEITGGDRPGLVARISEVLVNHGANIVRMNSRRISTNHGADYRTRFAVNIADEDLKLLEAALFNTAGSMRLDLTVEAV
- a CDS encoding DUF4170 domain-containing protein; this translates as MADEQLLHLVFGGQVKNPQELTFADIQKLDIVGIYPSYQEAEAAWRSVSQANVDDAMTKYVIVHLHKLLQPSE
- a CDS encoding DUF885 family protein: MIQKSISTIALVLALAACDAGNQTNKNETTQAAPEMSEVNQNAAIMEFFDEAMAERLALNPLQAERLGDKSNNDKWPEVTDAAAEKMLALYKEQLAALRTFDFNALDAKTQLSYRIFEITAERFLANHQWRHHGYPVNQMFGWQTTVPSHLMTVHSVSNKADAEAYVKRLERVETFLGQVAADMKVRADMGVMAPQFVYPYVITASENLFKGAPFEEGEDGIILANFKRKVGTLNLPDGEEAELVEAATAALLGGFKSGYDMLIAELKREQGIATTDDGAWKFPDGEAFYAQALKNNTTTDMSADEIHQLGLDNVERIHGAMKEIMKQVEFEGSLQDFFAFTRDDPRFYYENTDAGKEEYIAKANEYVDAMRTKVPEYFDLMPKAPMEVRAVEKFRENSAGKAFYQRSAPDGSRPGIFYANLRDTRLMPTYQLEALAYHEGIPGHHFQIAISQELDGVPLFQRTARFTAFSEGWGLYTEELGKDMGFYADPYSDFGRLAMELWRACRLVVDTGLHHKKWTREQAIQYLSDNTPNPLGDNIAAIERYIVMPGQATAYMVGKLKIMELREKARAELGDKFDWRGFHSVVLANGAVPLSILEENVNA
- the hspQ gene encoding heat shock protein HspQ yields the protein MQEPLNITKDPIFTIGQVVKHRVFSFRGVIFDVDPEFSNSEEWWESIPAEIRPAKDQPFYHIFAENEETSYEAYVSQQNLLADDSDEPVNHPDVSELFGNLVEGKYELGSFPHH